In Tribolium castaneum strain GA2 chromosome 4, icTriCast1.1, whole genome shotgun sequence, one DNA window encodes the following:
- the LOC658779 gene encoding uncharacterized protein LOC658779: MLGVGAVLIFLLAFGRSQRQIGDYEQIKQLVTQWAPLIWMSPHEKYYPSSVETFFENVYLANQNEKLIMPAVSKEHFPMLNTKSLFLVTTHSVEYLKSDKLTSLHGHNPKLHPVPTYAVVSTCTNKPNHYKKPSFTVTYWAFYPYNQGKKICFIGNVPTLTIFGKCFGHLKTMGSHVGDWEHVTLSFKGHPFPSELYTAIHNTGGYYKYEPHHKHFILDSKKNHRRVQGPKLPPIVRVQNGHPVLFSANGSHGLWPSPGEHEYLKVPYLTDECGYGVPWKTWENLDILHLGTRNLPKWLFFKGKWGNPKKNCVLSGKLGLCEYTDGPPGILRNQQEFSC; encoded by the exons ATGCTGGGAGTTGGTgcggtgttaatttttttactcgcTTTTGGACGAAGTCAGCGACAAATTGGTGATTATGAGCAAA taaaacaacTAGTCACACAATGGGCACCGCTAATTTGGATGTCACCTCATGAAAAATATTATCCATCGAGCGTGGAGACGttctttgaaaatgtttacttGGCGAATCAAAATGAGAAATTAATTATGCCTGCTGTTAGTAAAGAACATTTTCCAATGTTAAATACCAAGTCTTTATTCCTAGTCACAACACATAGCGTAG aatatttaaaaagcgATAAATTAACTTCTCTCCATGGCCATAATCCGAAGCTGCACCCGGTGCCCACTTACGCCGTCGTATCGACTTGCACCAATAAACCAAATCATTACAAAAAACCCTCCTTTACCGTCACTTATTGGGCCTTTTATCCGTACAAtcaaggcaaaaaaatttgtttcatag GCAATGTTCCCACTTTGACAATCTTCGGCAAATGTTTTGGGCATTTGAAAACGATGGGTTCGCATGTCGGTGACTGGGAACATGTGACCCTGTCCTTCAAGGGCCACCCTTTCCCTTCAGAACTGTACACAGCCATACATAACACTGGGGGTTATTACAAATACGAGCCCCACCACAAGCACTTTATCCtagattcaaaaaaaaaccacCGAAGAGTACAAGGCCCTAAACTTCCGCCTATTGTAAGAGTACAAAACGGCCACCCTGTGCTATTTTCCGCCAACGGCTCGCACGGCCTTTGGCCCTCCCCTGGAGAACACGAATATTTAAAAGTCCCCTATTTAACGGACGAGTGTGGGTACGGAGTGCCGTGGAAAACGTGGGAAAATCTGGATATTCTCCACTTGGGGACGCGCAATTTACCCAAATGGTTGTTCTTCAAAGGAAAATGGGGGAACCCCAAGAAGAATTGTGTCCTGTCCGGGAAACTGGGCCTTTGTGAGTACACAGACGGGCCACCTGGGATTCTAAGGAACCAACAGGAGTTTTCATGCTGA
- the LOC103313493 gene encoding odorant receptor Or1, with the protein MMEKPILRALASTMPSLIEQSFKINFRILKITAFYPPTKNKRLNQMLAFVLYMLFVVSVPILEVLNLVLQEKITFKQIIDNAFMIAELGCLIPKYWPFVRNNDRLVKCIHYFDSPAFQPTKKKHREILQNCVKVCRAITIFFVAAVSSGYVSWSSRPISWKNHIFPTDLWLPYDPKVAPKLYNFLVYTYLVIAVGYSAYNNATIDPLISGLSYQATSQIKILKDNLQHLGEDTEAEFNQQSVINRLPKSEIMYRKIVKCVEHHNLILDFVKEFQYCFAQCAFSQIAGSVVVLCVSCLQLTIVDLLSFDCLAMILFLVSMLSEVYFFCHFGTLLYEESSTISDAIYMGSWYDYDKKSKQALTILMERTKRPVIVIAGKLVQLSLITFSMILRRSYSLLAVLENYNIEIN; encoded by the exons ATGATGGAAAAGCCGATATTGAGGGCATTAGCGTCCACGATGCCAAGCTTGATTGAAcaaagtttcaaaataaattttcgcaTATTAAAAATCACCGCCTTCTACCCACCCACAAAAAACAAACGACTGAACCAAATGCTCGCGTTTGTCTTGTATATGTTGTTCGTAGTATCTGTACCCATCCTGGAAGTTCTCAACCTTGTTCTTCAAGAGAAGATCACTTTTAAGCAAATTATCGACAATGCGTTCATGATAGCTGAGCTGGGCTGTCTCATACCGAAATATTGGCCCTTTGTGCGTAACAATGACCGGCTTGTGAAATGCATTCATTATTTCGATTCACCAGCATTTCAaccaacgaaaaaaaaacacagggAAATTCTCCAAAACTGCGTCAAGGTATGTCGGGCCATTACCATCTTTTTCGTGGCTGCAGTCAGCTCAGGGTACGTTTCTTGGTCAAGTAGGCCCATTTCTTGGAAAAACCACATTTTCCCGACCGACTTGTGGCTACCTTACGACCCGAAAGTGGCCCcaaaattgtacaattttCTAGTTTACACATATCTTgtaattg CTGTTGGTTACAGCGCCTATAATAACGCCACAATAGACCCTTTGATTAGCGGACTGTCTTATCAGGCTACAAGCcagattaaaatattaaaggaCAATTTACAACATTTGGGTGAAGACACTGAAGCGGAATTCAACCAGCAATCTGTTATTAACCGTTTACCAAAGTCGGAAATCATGTAccgaaaaattgtcaaatgtGTTGAACACCACAATCTAATTCTGGA ttttgttaaagaattcCAATATTGTTTCGCCCAGTGTGCGTTTAGCCAAATTGCAGGAAGTGTTGTTGTTCTTTGTGTTTCTTGTCTGCAATTAACTATA GTGGATTTGTTAAGTTTTGACTGCCTGGCAATGATATTATTTCTCGTCTCAATGCTGAGTGAAGTTTACTTTTTTTGCCACTTTGGGACACTTCTCTACGAGGAA aGTAGTACGATATCTGATGCCATTTACATGGGAAGTTGGTATGACTATGACAAAAAGTCAAAACAAGCTCTAACAATTTTAATGGAACGAACTAAAAGACCAGTAATTGTAATAGCTGGAAAACTTGTCCAGTTGTCCTTAATAACGTTTAGCATG attctAAGACGGTCTTATTCCTTGTTGGCAGTTTTGGAAAATTACAATATCGAAATCaattaa
- the Blos3 gene encoding biogenesis of lysosome-related organelles complex 1 subunit 3 — protein sequence MNKPVIISGEASETDSEDEAPKNKPLAVTAPIQGAVITGEDSESENENDASICSAVSALNETNSTTKTQNCDKYDSLLHQKLRECNGKLHQDIEGFCQGVIGENGKNLASIDQQLIKSQLTLQNAVTSLKSLGANSLSIKNKLHSLLSAQFIPNIKVTK from the exons ATGAATAAACCAGTGATTATAAGTGGTGAGGCTTCAGAAACCGATAGCGAGGATGAAGCACCAAAAAATAAG CCCCTGGCTGTGACAGCCCCCATCCAAGGCGCTGTGATCACAGGGGAGGATTCAGAGTCGGAAAATG aaaacgacGCCAGTATTTGCAGTGCTGTCTCGGCACTCAACGAAACAAATTCGACAACAAAAACGCAAAACTGTGATAAGTACGACTCGCTTTTGCACCAGAAATTAC GCGAATGTAACGGAAAGTTGCATCAGGACATTGAAGGGTTCTGTCAGGGCGTCATAGGGGAGAACGGCAAAAACTTGGCTTCGATTGACCAACAGTTGATAAAGTCTCAACTGACGTTGCAAAATGCAGTCACTTCGTTGAAATCTCTCGGCGCAAACTCTCTTTCCATAAAAAATAAGCTGCATTCTTTGCTCTCCGCACAGTTTATCCCAAAtattaaagtcaccaaataa